In the Oreochromis aureus strain Israel breed Guangdong linkage group 14, ZZ_aureus, whole genome shotgun sequence genome, one interval contains:
- the LOC116335673 gene encoding protein sel-1 homolog 3, with product MLVFHCSKINAWAMDFHTLYKYIYQLCLTMQVVWGLDEVKILNPPEEALPDHLLQVLYSCDEPATVQLDCVVSFETGTISTFLLRQWACVPGVNKIRTMKLNLPDWLVYQPDGIVPDSQWVLSCILRASVRHTGYDDTEKSVRAQHVATLKPKPYLSRRVKQHQLCIAWGTQMLQLTKQFIQKQCALEQETLHLLSSIYASTGEIFGITKTLNPYRNEVLEYLRVKAISFPWCTLSIWIFVTRHCQEALCGVFHHINSQNNYITPAILLTTSGHLHIQMNGESQESSAFLSSFKVPLNVWCNLIVMVQGRTVTVNMVCLDKDQRTVKTSQYMFRFIIMLDDTEGYFVIGGGKYIPGVKGYYGPVIYHRNRIVPDIMSDFYVPDVIQNLNLTRWLQTCEEFSFDMNVKISGHSIKIQQRTEAETCSHVFHKWVVKHRQTSNPHCESWEAAAPRRRHAAKLAKLLVLKHEGRPVSLHDLGRALYSLSLHKLGKASSTEVVSKVLSLLLQAGCLADTRALHMSSVLYSTGLGVQKEPFKAWLLGLLGAQKGDRLALLHLGHLHHLGLHGQPKDHDLAYAYYANIAQQTTIDRHNPSPQQTTVEAIFVNDDKMLNIQTSENHHIFQWLKHQARRGATEAEQAIARMLFWGQQGVTPNIREAVRHYERGAVQWEDPVSMYDYGIVLLQGHGVEKNIPKAVTFLKKAMDKGHVPAINALAWYYEHFENDYKQAVQLWEQADLLMCPEAALNLGVIYSQGLYPGKPANQYIAYKYYLKSAERGNIRGGILIADIWTTGMPGFVNRHPSDAVLWVKWAAEHNGYLGSVLHKALDAYLKSDMFTSLLYYIMAAEAGYAVAQFNVAYLCEQNLGGFLDPVYASDCMWRYYNLTIQSQNPNTYAFIKMGDLFYERHGNRQKNLFSAAQMYTLAALRNNPQGWYNLGVLAEEGYKLPLSILIKLGISELYLAEKELLLIALYKRCRDSEDADSFFPCSLALFSVYVQTFQKHYSVAIKFCTALAVVAAPTVFLIIRGMFRRRFLSLH from the exons ATGCTTGTGTTTCACTGCAGCAAGATTAATGCTTGGGCAATGGATTTTCATACACTGTACAAATATATCTATCAGCTTTGCCTCACGATGCAG GTTGTTTGGGGTTTAGATGAGGTGAAAATCCTGAATCCTCCAGAGGAGGCTTTGCCAGACCATCTTTTGCAAGTACTCTACTCTTGTGATGAACCTGCTACAGTACAGCTGGACTGTGTTGTATCCTTTGAAACTGGCACCATAAGCACATTTCTGCTAAGACAGTGGGCTTGTGTCCCAGGTGTCAATAAAATAAGGACTATGAAGCTGAATCTGCCAGACTGGTTGGTGTATCAACCTGATGGGATTGTTCCAGACTCTCAGTGGGTGCTGAGTTGTATCCTTCGAGCCTCAGTCAGACACACTGGATATGATGATACTGAGAAGTCTGTCAGAGCTCAACATGTGGCAACTTTGAAACCTAAGCCCTACTTAAGTCGACGTGTCAAACAACATCAGCTCTGTATTGCCTGGGGCACACAAATGCTCCAGCTAACTAAACAGTTTATCCAGAAACAGTGTGCCTTGGAACAAG AAACGCTTCATTTGCTGTCTTCAATCTATGCTTCAACTGGAGAAATCTTTGGTATCACAAAGACACTGAATCCCTACAGGAATGAGGTTCTGGAGTATTTACGTGTTAAAGCCATCTCTTTCCCATG GTGTACGCTTTCCATCTGGATATTTGTAACCAGACACTGCCAGGAAGCCTTGTGTGGCGTGTTTCATCATATAAATTCCCAAAATAATTATATCACACCAGCAATACTCCTCACAACTTCAG GTCACCTACACATCCAGATGAATGGAGAGTCTCAGGAATCCTCTGCATTTCTCTCTTCATTCAAGGTCCCTTTAAATGTGTGGTGCAATCTTATTGTGATGGTGCAAGGTAGAACA GTGACTGTCAATATGGTATGCTTGGATAAAGACCAGAGAACAGTTAAAACTTCTCAATATAT GTTTAGATTTATTATCATGCTTGATGACACAGAGGGATATTTTGTGATTGGAGGAGGGAAGTATATACCAGGAGTGAAAGGCTATTATGGACCAGTGATATACCACCGCAACCGAATAGTGCCTGACATTATG tctgACTTTTATGTTCCAGATGTTATACAGAATTTAAATCTCACCAGGTGGCTGCAGACTTGTGAAGAATTTAGCTTTGACATGAATGTCAAGATCAGTGGCCATTCAATCAAGATCCAGCAGAGGACAGAAGCTG AAACCTGCTCTCATGTTTTCCATAAGTGGGTggtaaaacacagacaaacatcgAATCCACATTGTGAATCGTGGGAAGCAGCTGCTCCTCGCAGAAGACATGCCGCTAAACTGGCCAAATTATTAGTTTTAAAACATG AAGGAAGACCAGTTAGCCTGCATGATTTGGGCAGAGCACTATACTCCTTATCACTCCATAAGCTGGGCAAAGCGAGCAGCACGGAAGTGGTCAGCAAAGTATTATCGCTGCTTCTCCAAGCTGGCTGTCTAGCTGATACCCGAGCTCTGCACATGTCATCTGTGCTTTACAGTACTGGCCTAGGAGTCCAGAAAGAGCCTTTTAAG GCTTGGCTCCTGGGCCTGCTGGGTGCCCAAAAGGGTGATCGATTGGCATTGCTGCATCTTGGGCACCTGCACCACCTTGGACTGCATGGTCAGCCCAAGGATCATGATCTGGCCTATGCCTATTATGCTAACATTGCTCAACAGACAACTATAGACCGTCACAATCCCTCACCACAGCAG aCAACAGTTGAGGCTATTTTTGTGAATGATGATAAGATGTTGAATATCCAGACCAGTGAAAACCACCACATCTTTCAATGGCTCAAACATCAGGCTCGGAGGGGAGCAACTGAGGCTGAG CAAGCTATTGCCCGCATGCTATTCTGGGGCCAGCAAGGAGTGACTCCAAACATCCGGGAGGCTGTGAGACACTATGAAAGGGGAGCTGTCCAGTGGGAGGATCCAGTGTCAATGTATGACTATGGGATAGTACTTCTGCAG GGACATGGAGTGGAAAAGAACATTCCAAAAGCTGTCACATTCCTAAAGAAAGCAATGGATAAG GGTCATGTTCCTGCAATAAATGCCTTGGCCTGGTACTATGAGCACTTTGAGAACGACTACAAACAGGCCGTACAGCTATGGGAACAGGCCGATCTCCTCATGTGTCCAGAAGCAGCCTTAAATCTTGGTGTGATTTACTCACAGGGCCTTTATCCAGGAAAACCTGCCAATCAG TATATAGCCTATAAGTACTATCTGAAGTCTGCAGAGAGAGGAAATATCAGGGGAGGGATTCTGATTGCTGACATTTGGACCACTGGGATGCCTGGCTTTGTCAACAGACATCCATCGGACGCCGTTTT GTGGGTAAAGTGGGCAGCGGAGCACAACGGATACTTGGGCAGCGTCTTACACAAAGCTTTGGATGCCTATCTCAAGAGTGACAT GTTCACATCactattatattacatcatggCTGCTGAAGCAGGATATGCAGTTGCACAGTTTAATGTGGCATACCTGTGTGAACAAAATTTG GGAGGTTTTCTGGATCCTGTTTATGCATCAGACTGCATGTGGAGATATTACAACCTTACAATCCAAAGTCAAAATCCTAACACTTATG CTTTTATTAAGATGGGCGACTTGTTTTACGAGAGGCATGGTAACAGGCAGAAAAACTTGTTTTCTGCAGCACAGATGTACACACTGGCAGCACTAAGGAACAATCCCCAG GGATGGTATAATTTAGGTGTCCTTGCTGAAGAAGGTTACAAGCTGCCACTGTCTATACTGATTAAACTTGGCATCTCAGAGTTATACCTGGCAGAGAAGGAATTGCTTCTAATTGCTCTGTACAAAAG aTGCAGAGACTCAGAAGATGCAGACTCATTCTTTCCTTGCAGCCTTGCCCTCTTCAGTGTATATGTACAAACATTTCAAAAGCACTATAGTGTTGCTATTAAG TTCTGCACTGCTCTTGCTGTGGTTGCAGCTCCAACAGTGTTTTTAATCATCCGTGGTATGTTCAGGAGACGCTTCTTGTCTCTGCACTAG